The proteins below come from a single Candidatus Planktophila dulcis genomic window:
- a CDS encoding HesB/IscA family protein produces the protein MTTETTTTPVEITTGIALTDVAAAKVSALLAQEGRDDLYLRVAVQPGGCSGLRYQLYFDDRNQEGDITREFGAVKVVVDKMSDPYLMGATVDFVDTIEKQGFTIDNPNAGGSCACGDSFN, from the coding sequence ATGACTACTGAAACAACAACAACTCCAGTCGAGATTACAACCGGCATCGCACTTACTGATGTGGCAGCTGCAAAGGTTTCTGCCCTTCTTGCTCAAGAAGGTCGCGATGACCTCTACCTGCGCGTTGCTGTTCAGCCAGGTGGCTGCTCTGGTCTTCGCTACCAGCTCTACTTCGATGATCGCAATCAAGAAGGCGATATCACACGTGAGTTTGGCGCAGTCAAAGTTGTTGTCGACAAGATGAGCGATCCATACCTCATGGGTGCAACAGTTGATTTCGTAGACACTATTGAGAAGCAGGGCTTCACAATCGATAATCCCAATGCAGGCGGTTCATGCGCTTGCGGCGATTCATTTAACTAA
- the nadA gene encoding quinolinate synthase NadA, with protein sequence MSISLGELLILGQGSDLASERGVSCTGELPPASDPHLVERAFAARAALGSRALILGHHYQRDEVIQFADITGDSFKLAESAAAQSSAEFIFFCGVHFMAESADILTSSKQRVILPDLAAGCSMADMATANQVNQCWQDLEKIGVASKTVPVTYMNSSAAIKAFTGEHGGTICTSSNAQKTLEWAFAKAEKVLFLPDQHLGRNTAVLSLGLSLDDCVLWNPWKPMGGLTEDEIRGAKMILWRGHCSVHGRFTRESIQEVRTRVPGVQVIVHPECQHEVVVDADVVGSTEKIIQTVTKSPAGSKWAIGTELNLVSRLAQNNPDKEIVFLDKSVCYCSTMNRIDLPHLVWAMESIVAGHIVNEIKVDERVARLSKLALEQMLAL encoded by the coding sequence ATGTCTATCAGCCTCGGCGAGCTACTCATTCTGGGCCAAGGCTCAGATCTTGCCTCAGAGCGCGGAGTCTCATGCACCGGCGAACTTCCACCTGCCAGCGACCCGCACCTCGTTGAACGCGCTTTCGCTGCCAGAGCAGCCCTTGGAAGTCGGGCGCTGATTCTGGGCCATCACTACCAGCGAGATGAAGTCATTCAATTTGCCGATATCACTGGAGATTCATTTAAGTTGGCAGAGTCAGCAGCTGCCCAAAGTTCTGCAGAATTTATCTTCTTCTGTGGCGTTCACTTTATGGCAGAGAGTGCAGACATCCTGACCTCTTCCAAGCAACGCGTGATCCTTCCGGATTTAGCTGCAGGGTGTTCGATGGCAGATATGGCAACTGCAAATCAAGTAAACCAATGTTGGCAAGATCTTGAAAAAATCGGCGTTGCATCCAAAACCGTTCCTGTCACCTATATGAATTCATCTGCTGCGATTAAGGCTTTCACGGGCGAACATGGCGGAACAATCTGCACATCATCGAATGCGCAGAAGACTCTTGAATGGGCATTTGCTAAAGCGGAGAAGGTTCTCTTCCTTCCCGACCAACATCTAGGTCGCAACACAGCTGTGCTTTCTCTTGGGCTCTCACTCGATGATTGCGTCCTATGGAATCCATGGAAGCCAATGGGTGGCCTTACAGAAGATGAGATCCGTGGAGCCAAGATGATTTTATGGCGTGGACATTGCTCTGTTCACGGTCGCTTTACTCGTGAATCAATTCAAGAAGTTCGCACTCGTGTTCCAGGTGTTCAAGTCATCGTCCACCCTGAGTGCCAGCATGAAGTGGTAGTCGATGCGGATGTCGTGGGAAGTACAGAGAAGATAATTCAGACCGTGACGAAATCACCTGCTGGGAGTAAGTGGGCAATCGGTACTGAACTCAATCTCGTCTCGCGTCTTGCGCAGAATAATCCCGATAAAGAGATTGTCTTTCTCGATAAAAGCGTCTGCTACTGCTCGACGATGAACCGCATAGATCTGCCCCATCTGGTTTGGGCTATGGAATCAATCGTGGCAGGACATATCGTCAATGAGATTAAGGTCGATGAGCGAGTAGCCCGCTTATCCAAGTTGGCTCTTGAGCAGATGCTCGCTCTA